The following coding sequences are from one Panicum hallii strain FIL2 chromosome 5, PHallii_v3.1, whole genome shotgun sequence window:
- the LOC112896027 gene encoding uncharacterized protein LOC112896027 — translation MVVQKPWLPVDLRLPAGPQASLGILAFEAAAAMSKLLSLHRSLSDQELSRLRSDAMRSPGVAYLNSTDQAFLLRLACAELVVSLDAAAAAVARLGLRCGLDFGGVYACLKSGAHDARLDPLVAKGLRVKAKKMERLVAATAKLCSEMEALDELESAERKINVRGWSRLSGPIPQQPQAAAAAAAAAAQQQQAGDSPGAESLRQELKTQRLKVKRLKEESLWNQSYEKAVGLMARAACAVFVRICTIFGPFVPGLPPPLPAATTDSVQTRLSKLLHPRSGKAKAASGPITRRDGPSRVHPPMSNSCPIIGLRPSGQKSATDWRKLLDAPPSTVGGAGLDQQYANVIVSAEELLRMEAEGRQEEAAAERAEVYEMLPAKLRTAVRSKLRDWWRDPGPLDEGLAQGWKDAVERIMAWLGPMARDTAQWQAERNMDRTRRFDGAPRVYALQTLRWADKEKAEAAIVEVLVALSCICWYEERRRGSVRLG, via the coding sequence ATGGTTGTGCAGAAGCCGTGGCTGCCCGTCGATCTGCGGCTGCCGGCGGGGCCGCAGGCGTCGCTGGGGATCCTGGCgttcgaggcggcggcggccatgtccAAGCTGCTGTCGCTGCACCGGTCGCTGTCGGACCAGGAGCTTTCCCGCCTGCGCTCCGACGCCATGCGCTCGCCGGGGGTCGCCTACCTCAACTCCACCGACCAGGCGTTCCTCCTCCGGCTGGCCTGCGCCGAGCTCGTCGTGTCGCtggacgccgcggcggccgccgtcgcGCGGCTCGGCCTGCGGTGCGGCCTCGACTTCGGCGGCGTGTACGCGTGCCTCAAGTCCGGCGCGCACGACGCGCGGCTGGACCCGCTCGTGGCCAAGGGCCTCAGGGTGAAGGCCAAGAAGATGGAGCGCCTCGTCGCGGCCACGGCCAAGCTCTGCTCCGAAATGGAGGCGCTCGACGAGCTGGAGTCCGCCGAGCGGAAGATAAACGTCCGGGGATGGAGCCGCCTCAGCGGGCCGATCCCGCAGCagccgcaggcggcggcggcggcggcagcggcagcggcgcagcagcagcaggccggGGACTCGCCCGGCGCGGAGTCGCTCCGGCAGGAGCTCAAGACGCAGCGGCTCAAGGTGAAGCGCCTCAAGGAGGAGTCCCTGTGGAACCAGAGCTACGAGAAGGCCGTCGGCCTCATggcgcgcgccgcctgcgcggTGTTCGTCCGCATCTGCACCATCTTCGGCCCGTTCGTGCCcggcctcccgccgccgctgccggcggCCACCACGGACAGCGTCCAGACCCGGCTGTCGAAGCTGCTGCACCCGCGGTCGGGGAAGGCGAAGGCGGCGTCGGGGCCGATCACGCGTCGCGACGGCCCGTCCCGTGTCCACCCGCCGATGAGCAACTCCTGCCCGATCATCGGCCTGCGCCCCTCCGGCCAGAAATCCGCCACCGACTGGCGCAAGCTCCTGGACGCGCCGCCCAGCACCGTCGGCGGCGCGGGGCTGGACCAGCAGTACGCGAACGTGATCGTGTCCGCGGAGGAGCTGCTGAGGATGGAGGCCGAGGGGCGGCAGGAGGAGGCCGCAGCGGAGCGCGCGGAGGTGTACGAGATGCTCCCGGCGAAGCTCCGGACGGCGGTGCGGTCGAAGCTGCGGGATTGGTGGCGCGACCCGGGCCCCCTGGACGAGGGCCTGGCGCAGGGGTGGAAGGACGCGGTGGAGCGCATCATGGCGTGGCTGGGCCCGATGGCGCGCGACACGGCGCAGTGGCAGGCGGAGCGGAACATGGACCGGACGCGCCGGTTCGACGGCGCGCCGCGGGTGTACGCGCTGCAGACGCTGCGGTGGGCGGACAAGGAGAAGGCGGAGGCCGCCATCGTGGAGGTGCTCGTCGCGCTGAGCTGCATCTGCTGgtacgaggagcgccggcgagGCTCCGTCCGCCTCGGCTAG
- the LOC112892151 gene encoding transcription factor PCL1-like: MRAPSDPLRSRGRSGPAPTDHRDTVRNPSLLGRARPATAEYVMLSPRGGRPQDATAPAPSSSSSSLRHADGMGDGAGASGRVLEWEDGLPEASELTPVSHPLITPALAAAFRINIAGGAFPAAASPFDDSALAHDSPTSHLSFHCAEEEDVEDDEEGEWEAEDAASGSGACRGGRAGKKARMVWTPELHHRFVEAVAHLGDKGAVPKAIVRLMNVEGLTRENVASHLQKYRIYLKRTRSPPTRQPPPPSFPTAYGSPFNPHPPPDASNQNGYCAFPSRHCEKLQRDQALQAMGWKRAKDAW; encoded by the exons ATGCGCGCCCCGAGCGACCCGCTCCGCAGCCGAGGACGCAGCGGCCCCGCGCCCACGGATCACCGCGACACCGTCAGAAACCCGAGCCTCCTCGGCCGCGCCCGCCCCGCCACGGCGGAATATGTTATGTTATCCCCACGCGGCGGCCGGCCCCAAGACGCCACGGCGCCCGccccctcgtcttcctcctcgtcgCTGCGCCACGCTGACGGCATGGGCGACGGCGCTGGCGCGTCCGGCCGCGTGCTCGAGTGGGAGGACGGCCTCCCCGAGGCCTCCGAGCTGACGCCGGTCTCGCACCCGCTCATCACCccggcgctcgccgccgcgttcCGGATCAACATCGCGGGCGGCgccttccccgccgccgcctcccccttcGACGACTCCGCCCTCGCGCACGACTCCCCCACCTCCCACCTGTCCTTCCACTgcgccgaggaggaggacgtggaggacgacgaggagggGGAGTGGGAGGCCGAGGACGCCGCCTCCGGGAGCGGCGCGTGCCGGGGCGGGAGGGCCGGGAAGAAGGCGCGGATGGTGTGGAcgccggagctccaccaccGGTTCGTCGAGGCGGTGGCGCACCTCGGCGACAAGGGCGCCGTGCCCAAGGCCATCGTGCGCCTCATGAACGTCGAGGGCCTCACCCGCGAGAACGTCGCCAGCCACCTCCAGAAGTACCGCATCTACCTCAAGCGCACGCGCAGCCCCCCCACgcggcagccgccgcctccgtccTTCCCGACGGCGTACGGTTCCCCCTTCAACCCCCACCCGCCTCCTGATGCCTCCAACCAGAACGGTTACTGCGCGTTCCCCTCCCGCCACTGCGAGAAGCTCCAACGCGACCAAGCT CTCCAGGCTATGGGATGGAAACGCGCCAAAGATGCGTGGTGA